A single region of the Synergistaceae bacterium genome encodes:
- a CDS encoding PIN domain-containing protein has product MTRGGRINVFEDLCRQEEINILSLNSAYFERIQKLPLIHRDPFDRIIIAAAIEENFTLLTCDEIIVKYDEVKCLW; this is encoded by the coding sequence ATTACGCGAGGAGGCCGTATAAATGTATTTGAAGATTTATGCAGGCAGGAAGAAATTAATATACTCTCACTCAATAGCGCGTATTTCGAGAGGATTCAAAAATTGCCGCTGATTCACCGTGACCCGTTCGACCGCATTATTATCGCAGCTGCAATCGAGGAAAATTTTACGCTCCTGACTTGCGATGAAATTATAGTGAAATATGACGAAGTTAAATGCTTATGGTAG
- a CDS encoding DUF2281 domain-containing protein has protein sequence MMTLTFNDEELKILADVPAGKIPELLDFARFLRESHDRSTQNKRTKPRLVGALEGKVWMSDDFNDPMDFVSDEEMRVLEAMRSRKKIDSDSELREEAV, from the coding sequence ATGATGACATTAACATTTAATGATGAAGAATTAAAGATTCTCGCGGACGTTCCAGCCGGGAAAATACCAGAATTATTAGATTTTGCGCGCTTCTTACGTGAATCTCATGACAGGTCAACGCAAAATAAACGTACTAAACCGCGTCTTGTTGGTGCTCTTGAGGGTAAAGTTTGGATGTCTGACGATTTTAATGATCCAATGGATTTTGTATCAGATGAAGAAATGCGCGTCTTAGAGGCTATGCGTTCAAGAAAAAAAATAGACTCTGACTCAGAATTACGCGAGGAGGCCGTATAA